The following are from one region of the Cinclus cinclus chromosome 7, bCinCin1.1, whole genome shotgun sequence genome:
- the CALHM2 gene encoding calcium homeostasis modulator protein 2: MAALIAENFRFLSLFFKSKDVMIFNGLVALGTVGSEELFSVVAFNCPCSPARNYIYGLAAIGVPALALFLIGVMWNNHTWNLVAECHKRGTKNFSAAATFLLFGSILGRASVAPITWSVISLLRGEAYICALSEFVKPSSLDKFPAEYGAEVLAKFPCRDVPANLTKSRDEVTRRLRYESQLFGWLLIGIVAILVFLTKCLKHCCSPLSYRQESYWAQYRSNEDKLFRRTAEVHSRILAAKNVKQFFGFVALDKEEKELVQEFPVEGVQPSPQWNAITGVYIYRENKGFPLYSRLHKWAKGVEGNGPTPEGHELLFLAS, from the exons ATGGCCGCCCTCATCGCCGAGAACTTCCGCTTCCTCTCCTTGTTCTTCAAGAGCAAAGATGTGATGATTTTCAATGGTTTGGTGGCCCTGGGCACAGTGGGGAGCGAGGAGCTCTTCTCAGTTGTTGCCTTCAActgcccctgctcccctgcccgCAACTACATCTATGggctggctgccatcggtgtcccagccctggccctCTTCCTCATTGGTGTCATGTGGAACAACCACACCTGGAACCTGGTGGCCGAGTGCCACAAGCGTGGCACCAAGaacttctctgctgctgccaccttcctcctcttcGGCTCCATCCTGGGCCGGGCGTCTGTAGCACCCATCACTTGGTCAGTCATCTCACTGCTGCGTGGGGAAGCTTACATCTGCGCCCTCAGCGAGTTTGTCAAGCCATCCTCCCTGGACAAGTTTCCGGCTGAGTATGGGGCCGAGGTGCTGGCCAAGTTCCCTTGTAGGGATGTCCCTGCAAACCTCACCAAGTCCAGGGACGAGGTGACACGGAGGCTGAGATATGAGTCCCAG cTCTTCGGCTGGCTGCTCATCGGCATTGTCGCCATCCTGGTTTTCCTCACCAAGTGCCTGAAGCACTGCTGCTCGCCGCTGAGCTACCGGCAGGAGTCCTACTGGGCCCAGTACCGCTCCAACGAGGACAAGCTCTTCCGACGCACGGCCGAGGTCCACTCCAGGATCCTGGCAGCCAAGAATGTGAAACAATTCTTTGGCTTTGTGGCACTGGacaaggaggagaaggagctggtgCAGGAGTTCCCGGTGGAGGGTGTCCAGCCGAGCCCCCAGTGGAATGCCATCACAGGTGTCTACATCTACCGGGAGAACAAGGGCTTCCCCCTCTACAGCCGCCTCCACAAATGGGCCAAAGGGGTGGAAGGGAACGGGCCAACCCCAGAAGGCCACGAACTGCTGTTTTTAGCTTCCTAA